From Montipora foliosa isolate CH-2021 chromosome 6, ASM3666993v2, whole genome shotgun sequence, a single genomic window includes:
- the LOC138008832 gene encoding adenosine receptor A2b-like, translated as MAHNNSFDFPAFCFHLPDPFFQQAHLRYISNLITSALNAFFAPFAVIANVLVCFAIIVNLSLRSPSCLLIACLAFSDILVSGIVQPSYIAYRLGEIHQGYVRCMTRILYAKGFYICYGVSVTTLSAISLERSLALRLHFRYKGLVTAKRVLMVIIFIWLLNIALASLQLVHNAIARGLHLFSWLAFLIIDRRQIMRQQLPLSSSNHHNFKKQVKLAVDIAYVVRIYFLFNLPVLVVTALHQLVMGHIDTYDYYSWSGTVAFLNSFINPLICLWRRGEIRDAVRKLLGDRLCKKGDPDSPKCTLYLI; from the coding sequence ATGGCTCATAACAATTCCTTCGATTTTCCGGCGTTCTGCTTCCATCTCCCAGATCCTTTCTTTCAGCAGGCTCATCTTCGCTACATAAGCAATTTAATCACTAGTGCTTTAAACGCATTTTTCGCGCCATTCGCGGTTATCGCTAACGTCTTGGTGTGTTTTGCCATAATTGTCAATCTATCGCTTCGCTCGCCATCGTGCCTCTTAATAGCATGTCTAGCTTTCTCGGATATTCTCGTTAGCGGAATCGTACAACCGAGTTACATCGCTTATCGTCTCGGCGAAATTCACCAAGGTTACGTCAGATGCATGACCAGGATACTGTATGCGAAGGGTTTTTACATCTGCTATGGTGTCTCTGTTACGACCTTGAGCGCAATCAGCTTAGAGCGCTCTCTGGCGCTTAGACTGCACTTTCGCTACAAAGGCCTCGTCACTGCGAAACGCGTTTTAATGGTAATCATCTTCATCTGGCTTCTCAACATTGCGCTCGCATCTCTACAGTTGGTACACAATGCAATCGCCCGAGGCCTGCACCTGTTTTCGTGGTTGGCTTTCCTGATCATTGATCGTCGTCAAATTATGAGACAACAGTTGCCACTGTCTTCCTCTAAccatcataattttaaaaagcaaGTGAAGTTAGCAGTCGACATAGCTTACGTTGTTAGAATTTATTTCTTGTTCAATCTTCCTGTCCTTGTTGTTACAGCTTTGCACCAGCTAGTTATGGGTCATATAGACACCTACGATTACTACAGTTGGAGCGGAACTGTTGCCTTTTTAAACTCATTTATAAATCCATTGATTTGTCTCTGGCGAAGAGGGGAGATTCGAGATGCTGTTAGGAAGCTTCTCGGAGATAGGCTCTGCAAGAAAGGCGATCCAGATAGCCCGAAATGCACActttatttaatttag
- the LOC138008835 gene encoding melanocyte-stimulating hormone receptor-like has translation MKSSTTFLSHNLSITTSPANHGPGEDGQCFHLPDAKFDVFHQRAETNLVTGVLNAVLSPFAIMANLLIVLMILTRKSLQSPCNILLACLAISDLQVGILVQPSYVAYRLLENAHGFVPCSVRMLYSSGFYVYYGVSFTTLSAVSCERLIALKYHLRYSAIVRPRRVLKTALFIWLINILFTFLQWAQNKVFRCIHLAMWSFFLVTTVIIQITILKTVIRHQRQIKKQHLTSTSAMRQMQIKLAINVASIVAVYVLFNLPVLVVTLSHQFLFGNIGSYNFYSWSETAAFFNSSLNPLVCVWRVKAIRKVIAEVFSKKSQRKDAFLVKFRKITPSSKTGQ, from the coding sequence ATGAAGTCTTCTACTACCTTTCTTTCCCACAATTTGAGCATCACAACTTCGCCAGCGAATCATGGACCAGGTGAAGACGGTCAGTGCTTCCATCTACCTGATGCTAAATTCGACGTATTCCATCAACGAGCCGAAACTAATCTCGTAACAGGTGTTTTAAATGCCGTGTTGTCGCCTTTCGCTATCATGGCGAATCTGCTCATAGTATTGATGATTTTGACAAGGAAATCCCTTCAATCGCCTTGCAATATCCTCCTTGCCTGCCTGGCGATCTCGGACCTCCAGGTTGGCATCCTAGTTCAACCGAGCTATGTGGCCTACAGACTGCTCGAAAACGCGCACGGCTTCGTTCCCTGCTCGGTGAGAATGCTTTACTCGTCGGGATTTTACGTTTACTACGGAGTGTCATTCACGACATTGAGTGCTGTAAGCTGTGAAAGACTCATAGCCTTAAAATATCACCTAAGATACTCTGCAATTGTCCGTCCTCGGCGAGTTTTGAAAACGGCTTTATTCATTTGGTTGATAAACATACTGTTCACATTTTTGCAATGGGCGCAGAATAAAGTTTTTCGATGTATTCATCTGGCAATGTGGTCCTTTTTCCTCGTAACTACTGTCATCATCCAAATCACAATCCTGAAAACAGTAATTCGCCAccaaagacaaattaaaaaacaGCACCTCACGTCCACGTCGGCAATGCGACAAATGCAAATCAAGCTGGCAATAAATGTTGCGTCCATCGTGGCAGTTTATGTACTGTTTAATCTTCCTGTTCTAGTTGTCACCCTTAGCCATCAATTCCTCTTCGGCAACATTGGCAGTTACAATTTTTACAGCTGGTCTGAAACAGCGGCATTTTTCAATTCTTCCCTCAATCCTTTGGTCTGTGTGTGGAGAGTTAAGGCCATTAGGAAGGTAATCGCTGAAGTTTTCTCGAAGAAATCGCAACGAAAAGACGCTTTTCTTGTGAAATTTCGGAAAATAACACCGTCGTCTAAAACCGGTCAGTGA
- the LOC138008836 gene encoding melanocyte-stimulating hormone receptor-like — protein MKSSTTFLSHNLSITTSPANHGPGDDGQCFHLPDAKFDVFHQRTETNLVTGVLNAVLSPFAIMANLLIVLIILTRKSLQSPCNILLACLAISDLQVGILVQPSYVAYRLLENAHGFVPCSVRMLYSSGFYVYYGVLFTTLSAVSCERLIALKYHLRYSAIVRPRRVLKTALFIWLINILFTFLQWAQNKVFRCIHLAMWSFFLVTTVIIQIAILKTVIRHQRQIKKQHLTSTSAMRQMQIKLAINVASIVAVYVLFNLPVLVVTLSHQFLFGNIDSYNFYSWSETAAFFNSSLNPLVCVWRVKAIRKVIAEVFSKKSQRKDAFLVKFRKITPSSKTGQ, from the coding sequence ATGAAGTCTTCTACTACCTTTCTTTCCCACAATTTGAGCATCACAACTTCGCCAGCGAATCATGGACCAGGTGATGACGGTCAGTGCTTTCATCTACCTGATGCTAAATTCGACGTATTCCATCAACGAACCGAAACTAATCTCGTAACAGGTGTTTTAAATGCCGTGTTGTCGCCTTTCGCTATCATGGCGAATCTGCTCATAGTATTGATCATTTTGACAAGGAAATCCCTTCAATCGCCTTGCAATATCCTCCTTGCCTGCCTGGCGATCTCGGACCTCCAGGTTGGCATCCTAGTTCAACCGAGCTATGTGGCCTACAGACTGCTCGAAAACGCGCACGGCTTCGTTCCCTGCTCGGTGAGAATGCTTTACTCGTCGGGATTTTACGTTTACTACGGAGTGTTATTCACGACATTGAGTGCTGTAAGCTGTGAAAGACTCATAGCCTTAAAATATCACCTAAGATACTCTGCAATTGTCCGTCCTCGGCGAGTTTTGAAAACGGCTTTATTCATTTGGTTGATAAACATACTGTTCACATTTTTGCAATGGGCGCAGAATAAAGTTTTTCGATGTATTCATCTGGCAATGTGGTCCTTTTTCCTCGTAACTACTGTTATCATCCAAATCGCAATCCTGAAAACAGTAATTCGCCAccaaagacaaattaaaaaacaGCACCTCACGTCCACGTCGGCAATGCGACAAATGCAAATCAAGCTGGCAATAAATGTTGCGTCCATCGTGGCAGTTTATGTACTGTTTAATCTTCCTGTTCTAGTTGTCACCCTTAGCCATCAATTCCTCTTCGGCAACATTGACAGTTACAATTTTTACAGCTGGTCTGAAACAGCGGCATTTTTCAATTCTTCCCTCAATCCTTTGGTCTGTGTGTGGAGAGTTAAGGCCATTAGGAAGGTAATCGCTGAAGTTTTCTCGAAGAAATCGCAACGAAAAGACGCTTTTCTTGTGAAATTTCGGAAAATAACACCGTCGTCTAAAACCGGTCAGTGA
- the LOC138005177 gene encoding probable DNA-directed RNA polymerase subunit delta — MANDLVRMSYKIMYFIFGLQISIPKSVKEGNTPSFRHGKSPLLLAPYLPSLTTQNNDGDDDYDYDDYDADYDDDGGIDDDDDHYDFDDDDDDGDVSDDVNDNNDDVVVVDDDYDDDIDVNDDVDDDK; from the exons ATGGCAAATGACTTGGTCAGGATGTCTTACAAGATCATGTACTTCATCTTTGGTTTGCAAATTAGCATTCCTAAGTCAGTGAAAGAAGGGAATACGCCAT CCTTTAGGCATGGAAAAAGTCCGCTTTTACTTGCCCCATATTTACCCTCATTGACTACCCAAAATAATGACGGTGATGATGATTACGATTACGATGACTATGACGCAGATTACGACGATGATGGTGGtatcgatgatgatgatgaccattAT GattttgatgatgacgacgatgatggtgatgttagtgatgatgttaatgataataatgatgatgttgttgttgttgatgatgattACGACGATGATATTGATGttaatgatgatgttgatgatgataaatga
- the LOC138005178 gene encoding calsequestrin-1-like, with translation MANDLDFDDDDDDGDVSDDVNDDVDDYNTHVDGDDVNDDDDDDVDDVDDDDDDDDADDVDDDDDDDDDDFNDDVDDYNTHVDGDDVNDDDGDDDEDVDVDNP, from the exons ATGGCGAATGACTTG GattttgatgatgacgacgatgatggtgatgttagtgatgatgttaatgatgatgttgatgattaTAATACTCATGTCGATGGTGATGATgttaatgacgatgatgatgatgacgttgatgacgttgatgatgatgatgatgatgatgatgctgatgacgttgatgatgatgatgatgatgatgatgatgattttaatgatgatgttgatgattaTAATACTCATGTCGATGGTGATGATGTTAAtgacgatgatggtgatgatgatgaagacgtTGATGTTGATAACCCTTAG